In Vigna radiata var. radiata cultivar VC1973A unplaced genomic scaffold, Vradiata_ver6 scaffold_270, whole genome shotgun sequence, the following are encoded in one genomic region:
- the LOC106754814 gene encoding auxin-responsive protein IAA8, giving the protein MSPPLLVTEDEGQNNASMVASASSPTMECFTPHEARLKERNYLGLSDCSSVDSSTVPSLSGEKKNLNLKATELRLGLPGSQSPERDPDIFPLTSAKLDEKPLFPLLPTKDGIFTLSQKTVVSGNKRGFADTMNTEFPGNAGINMMLSPKPSGIQSTIVKEVSSKVLQERPAAENGTGLNHTGASISGSAPASKAQVVGWPPIRSFRKNSLATTSKNNDEVDGKPCPAALFVKVSMDGAPYLRKVDLRNYTTYQELSSALEKMFSCFTLGQCGSHGVPGREILSESKLKDLLHGSEYVLTYEDKDGDWMLVGDVPWDMFIDTCKRLKIMKGSDAIGLAPRAMEKSRSRS; this is encoded by the exons ATGTCTCCGCCTCTGTTGGTTACTGAAGATGAAGGGCAGAACAATGCCTCAATGGTAGCGTCTGCATCTTCACCAACCATGGAGTGTTTCACCCCACATGAGGCTAGATTGAAAGAACGCAATTACCTGGGATTGTCAGATTGCTCTTCGGTGGACAGTTCTACTGTCCCGAGTTTGTCTGGTGAGAAAAAGAACCTGAATTTGAAGGCTACTGAGTTGAGGCTGGGCCTTCCTGGATCCCAGTCACCTGAAAGGGATCCAGATATTTTCCCATTGACCTCAGCAAAACTTGACGAGAAACCACTGTTCCCTTTGCTTCCTACAAAGGATGGAATCTTCACATTATCCCAGAAAACTGTGGTCTCCGGCAACAAAAGAGGTTTCGCTGACACGATGAACACTGAG TTTCCTGGAAATGCAGGGATAAACATGATGCTATCACCTAAACCTTCTGGGATTCAATCAACCATAGTGAAAGAAGTATCCAGCAAGGTTTTACAGGAACGTCCTGCTGCAGAAAATGGAACTGGTCTTAACCATACAGGAGCTTCTATCAGTGGCAGTGCACCTGCTTCCAA GGCACAAGTTGTTGGTTGGCCTCCTATAAGGTCATTTAGGAAAAACTCATTGGCCACCACTTCAAAGAACAATGATGAAGTAGATGGAAAACCATGTCCAGCCGCACTCTTTGTGAAGGTCAGCATGGATGGTGCTCCCTATCTGAGGAAAGTAGATCTAAGAAATTATACAACATACCAGGAACTGTCTTCTGCCCTTGAGAAGATGTTCAGCTGTTTCACTCTAG GTCAATGTGGTTCCCATGGAGTCCCAGGAAGAGAAATCTTGAGTGAGAGCAAGCTGAAGGACCTCCTGCATGGTTCGGAATATGTACTTACTTATGAAGATAAAGATGGTGACTGGATGCTTGTTGGAGATGTACCATGGGA TATGTTCATTGACACATGCAAAAGGCTTAAAATCATGAAGGGTTCTGATGCCATTGGCTTAG CTCCAAGGGCCATGGAAAAATCCAGGAGCAGGAGCTAG